The segment CTTAGCATTAATATCCTAATTCCTTTGTTCTATGCAGCTGAGAAGGGTATTTTGTTAGTAGCAAAAAAAGGGACATCCTTTTCTTACTTTATTGCTGAAAACTATTTAGATGCTATTCTGTTTTATCTTTGAGTCATTTAAGAAATGTTTTTTACATGAGATAGAATGAAAACAAGAAAAGAGATTATACAAGAAATTCAAGACCTTCAAAGAAATCTGATGACACAATTTGAGGATCGGGTAAGAGGAGCATTGCAAGGAATGTTGATGGGTGAAACTTTCAGTGATAGAACCCCTATACCATCCAAAAACAACTCTGAAGAAGTGAAGTGGGCAGTAAATGTGGATATGCTTTGTGCTTGGATAGAGCAAGTATGCTCTTCTAAACAATTAACTATTGCAGATCTTACTACTGTTATTCAGCAATTTAAAGGTGAAGAGGCTCTCGATGGATTACCGATTAGCAATCTTGTATTTTCTTCTGGATATGTCCAAAATCCTATTGACGTAGCGAAGGCAGATTTCGATGAAACTCATAAGAACTTGGTGTTTTATGATTTTGTATTGTGTCGTTCTGTTTTTGCGGGGTTATGGGATTATCAGTCCATGGATACAGTGGTTCAGAATGCCGAAAAACTATGTAGGCTTACACACAATTCTCCTCAGGTGGTAGGTAGTAGTGTGGTAGTGGCTTATTTAATTCATAAAATTCTGCTAGATGAGCTTTTTACAGAGAATGAATTGATATGGTTATCTCGCAACTATTCATCCGAATTGTCTGCTTATGTTGAATATGCCTATGAAGGGAATATCCATATGCTAAAACCAAATACGAGTGAAACACCTGAAAAGAACATTATGAAGACGATGGGATTAGCCATTTGGACTACCTTGCAAACCTCAAGCTTCTTTGATACGTATTCTTTCTTAGGAAGAGAATTGCGATTTTTTAGAGAGATTCAAGCTGTGGTGATTGCTGTTTTAGGTGCAAAGCAGGGTTACGCCAATATCCCAGTAGAAATTGGTTCTCCCCATGGCTCAGTCAAGGCTTATCGAGGAAGTGAGTTGGTGCATCAAGTAGTAAATGATGAATTAACAGGCTATGTATCGGGTAGGGCAGATTCCTTAATCCTAACTCTTCAAGAAGAAATGAAAAGGAATAATCGAGTATTGCTTATCCCTTAATTGCAGATAAGCAATAAAGAGAGTTTAAGCTGTTTTGAACTTCTTATTATGGTACTAAACTTAAAACTTGGCTTAATTGAGAGCTACTCAGAGGCTTGGCATACATATCTTTGATTAAGCTGATGTTTCCTTGAACCTCAGGGCTATTCAATAATTCTGGATTTTTAAAATTTACAGCCCAAACGGGGCGATTGTTTTCATAGGAAGAGAAAACAGCGTATCGAGAACCACTATTCTTTGACGATTGAATAACAATAGTGCCTGCTGATAGCCCAGCTTGTATTCTGTCTCTTTGTATAAAGTTACTTTTTACTAGTTTTTCTCCTATGGGGTATTCCGATAAAACAACACCTCCACTTGCTAGTATTCTATCTGCCAAAGAACTATTCTTATAGGGATACACTTTTTCTAAGCCATGTGCAAGTACAGCCGTAGTAATTCCTTTTTGGTTTAGTGCTCCTATATGTGCATAGGTATCGCAGCCATCAGCTAGTCCGCTGACAATGTTTATTCCTCTTTCTGCTAAATAACTAGCAATATATTGTGCTGTTTTAATTCCTTCTTGAGTAGGTTTTTGTGTTCCAACTACAGCAATACCTGTTCTGTCTTTGAGCTGGGTAAGGTCTCCTTTGTAAAACAACAAACAGGGAGCATCGTCTTTGCCCTGATGAGTTAATGAGCGTAAAGGTACGGGATATGAAGATTCATACTTGCTGATACACCGAATGTTTAATCTTTGAGAACGTTCTAATATAATCTGAGCTTGCTCATGTGCTTCTTGCACCTCATGGAGTGTGTAAATCTTTGATAATCGAAACAACTTTTTGGTTTTGCAGTGCACATAAAAGTCGAGTAGCTCTCTTGAGGTATCAATTGATACCTTCTTCAGAAAGCCGTAATCTTGAAGGGCGGTTAAAGTAACTTTTCCTAATCCTTCGAGCTTGGATAGTGTAAGTAGTTGTTCTGTTGTTAATGCCATGCCACAAAGATATGGGTACAAAAGTCAATCTATGGCTATTGTTATTTTTTCTTCAAATATTTTCTCTTTAAGAGGTTGTGTTTTAGAGAAATAAAAAAAGGCTTAAGCATGCTTAAACCTTTCAGAAAGTATCTTTAATCTACTTATTTTTGATTTTCTTTTTTCTCTTCAATAGGAATACGAAAAGCAGTATATAAGTATAATACAGCAGCAATACTGGCAAACATAATCCATTCGTTATTATGTAAATAAAGCATTGAAGCTCCCGAAGCTATAAAGAAAATACTAGCAAAAGTTTGTTGACGCAAAAGTCTTTTGATGTTTTTATTTCCTCCTTTATAAGGGGAGTTTAGTTGAGCTAAAGCTGCCATAGTACCACCTATAACGGTAAAGTAAGGACCAAATTCATATTTTGTGTTGATAGCTATTCCAATAATAGCCAATAAGTTGCCTATGTAAAATAGAGGTGTGATAAATTTCTTCATTTAATCTTCGAATACGTAAATATCTTCGTCGGGTTTCTTCATGAAATAGCGTTCTCGAGCTATATTTTCTAAAAACTCAGGATTAGAAGTCAGATCTTCTAGCATTTTAGTACTAGTTTCATACTCTTTGTTGTATTTTTCAATCTCTTTCTTAAGTTCGATAATTTCTTTTCTGGCCTCAATACGTTTGAGAATATTATTTTCATCAATAAAAATAATATGCAACCCAAATAATATGCACAAAATCCATATTTTATGCTTACCAAGGTCCGACCAAAATGATAAAAAACTGCCCATATTAATAATCCTAATGCCTATACGGCAAAGATAAAATAATATCTTGTAGAAAAGAGCATATCGTGTAGGAAATCTTGTATATCTTAACTCGGAGGCTATCACTTTTTTGTGTACATTTGCATTAAACTCAAAAAAGGAAATCATCCAAGATATGGAAAATTATTTAGTTTCAGCCCGAAAATATCGTCCAGCTACCTTTGATACCGTTGTAGGTCAAGATGCCCTTACAGCGACATTGAAAAATGCAATTGCAACGAATAAACTAGCTCATGCTTATTTATTTTGCGGACCACGAGGGGTTGGAAAAACTACATGTGCACGTATTTTCGCTAAGACTATTAATTGTTTAACTCCTACACCCTCTGGTGAGGCTTGCGATAATTGTGAATCATGTGTAGCCTTTAATGAGCAGAGATCTTTTAATATTCACGAGTTGGATGCTGCATCCAATAACTCTGTCGAAGATATTCGTCAATTGGTAGAGATGGTTCGAGTTCCTCCTCAAGTAGGCAAATATAAAGTTTATATTATTGATGAGGTTCATATGCTATCAGCTGCGGCTTTTAATGCTTTCTTAAAGACACTCGAAGAGCCTCCTATGCACGCTGTATTTATTTTGGCTACAACAGAAAAGCATAAGATTCTCCCTACTATTTTATCTCGTTGTCAGATTTACGACTTCAATCGTATTCGTGTAGAAGATACTGTAAATCATTTGATGAAGGTTGCCGAAAAAGAAGGTGTTACAGCCGAACCAGAAGCTCTAAATGTTATTGCATTAAAGGCAGATGGAGGTATGCGTGATGCTTTATCCATATTTGATCAAACAGTTAGTTACACTCGTGGTAATATTACTTATCAAGGAGTAATTGAAAACTTAAATTTGCTAGATTATGATTATTACTTTAAACTAACAGAGTCTTTTTTGAGTAATAACGTAGTAGATGCTCTTCTTATTTTCAACGATATATTAAATAAAGGTTTTGAAGGAAGTCACTTTATCACAGGTTTAGCAAGTCACTTTAGGGATTTGTTGGTTAGCAAAGACACTGCAACTCTTCCTTTATTGCAAGTAGGTGCAAGTATTCGTGAAAGATATGGCAAGCAGGCTCAGTTATGTAGCTCTTCATTCTTATTTAAAGCGATGA is part of the Bacteroides coprosuis DSM 18011 genome and harbors:
- a CDS encoding Septum formation initiator (InterPro IPR007060~KEGG: bfs:BF3072 putative septum formation initiator-related protein~PFAM: Septum formation initiator~SPTR: Putative septum formation initiator-related protein;~manually curated~IMG reference gene:2504107038~PFAM: Septum formation initiator) produces the protein MGSFLSFWSDLGKHKIWILCILFGLHIIFIDENNILKRIEARKEIIELKKEIEKYNKEYETSTKMLEDLTSNPEFLENIARERYFMKKPDEDIYVFED
- a CDS encoding DNA polymerase III, subunits gamma and tau (COGs: COG2812 DNA polymerase III gamma/tau subunits~InterPro IPR012763:IPR003959:IPR003593~KEGG: bfr:BF3231 DNA polymerase III subunit gamma/tau~PFAM: ATPase, AAA-type, core~SMART: ATPase, AAA+ type, core~SPTR: DNA polymerase III subunit gamma/tau;~TIGRFAM: DNA polymerase III, subunit gamma/ tau~IMG reference gene:2504107039~PFAM: ATPase family associated with various cellular activities (AAA); DNA polymerase III subunits gamma and tau domain III~TIGRFAM: DNA polymerase III, subunit gamma and tau) produces the protein MENYLVSARKYRPATFDTVVGQDALTATLKNAIATNKLAHAYLFCGPRGVGKTTCARIFAKTINCLTPTPSGEACDNCESCVAFNEQRSFNIHELDAASNNSVEDIRQLVEMVRVPPQVGKYKVYIIDEVHMLSAAAFNAFLKTLEEPPMHAVFILATTEKHKILPTILSRCQIYDFNRIRVEDTVNHLMKVAEKEGVTAEPEALNVIALKADGGMRDALSIFDQTVSYTRGNITYQGVIENLNLLDYDYYFKLTESFLSNNVVDALLIFNDILNKGFEGSHFITGLASHFRDLLVSKDTATLPLLQVGASIRERYGKQAQLCSSSFLFKAMKLCNDCDLNLKASKNKRLLVELTLIQVAQLTEDNEGGRPSGQDKTIKPAFNKQPQAQASSSASKAGSTHQNVAKTAVEVKEQSSHQSKVEKPVVAPTTSQAPQHIQDTNLAERLKSAGVAKRKIPVVTRETMGVSVKRLMQQNEAKNGTKQVSTSSKPAHEKLDTAFTEADLNYQWQSYINQMPIEQKALAVRMQGMRVLLLDPHTFEMVVDNELLAREYIEIKPHIEAFMRRELKNDFIQLNVRVSEPDENVKVFTKTEKFQVMAEKNKALYELKNEFGLEFY
- a CDS encoding SMF family protein (COGs: COG0758 Rossmann fold nucleotide-binding protein involved in DNA uptake~InterPro IPR003488~KEGG: bvu:BVU_3406 putative DNA processing enzyme DprA~PFAM: DNA recombination-mediator protein A~SPTR: Putative DNA processing enzyme DprA;~IMG reference gene:2504107036~PFAM: DNA recombination-mediator protein A~TIGRFAM: DNA protecting protein DprA) — protein: MALTTEQLLTLSKLEGLGKVTLTALQDYGFLKKVSIDTSRELLDFYVHCKTKKLFRLSKIYTLHEVQEAHEQAQIILERSQRLNIRCISKYESSYPVPLRSLTHQGKDDAPCLLFYKGDLTQLKDRTGIAVVGTQKPTQEGIKTAQYIASYLAERGINIVSGLADGCDTYAHIGALNQKGITTAVLAHGLEKVYPYKNSSLADRILASGGVVLSEYPIGEKLVKSNFIQRDRIQAGLSAGTIVIQSSKNSGSRYAVFSSYENNRPVWAVNFKNPELLNSPEVQGNISLIKDMYAKPLSSSQLSQVLSLVP
- a CDS encoding hypothetical protein (KEGG: bth:BT_1612 hypothetical protein~SPTR: Putative uncharacterized protein;~IMG reference gene:2504107037), with the protein product MKKFITPLFYIGNLLAIIGIAINTKYEFGPYFTVIGGTMAALAQLNSPYKGGNKNIKRLLRQQTFASIFFIASGASMLYLHNNEWIMFASIAAVLYLYTAFRIPIEEKKENQK
- a CDS encoding hypothetical protein (KEGG: ddi:DDB_G0277695 hypothetical protein~SPTR: ADP-ribosylglycohydrolase superfamily;~IMG reference gene:2504107035~PFAM: ADP-ribosylglycohydrolase), whose amino-acid sequence is MKTRKEIIQEIQDLQRNLMTQFEDRVRGALQGMLMGETFSDRTPIPSKNNSEEVKWAVNVDMLCAWIEQVCSSKQLTIADLTTVIQQFKGEEALDGLPISNLVFSSGYVQNPIDVAKADFDETHKNLVFYDFVLCRSVFAGLWDYQSMDTVVQNAEKLCRLTHNSPQVVGSSVVVAYLIHKILLDELFTENELIWLSRNYSSELSAYVEYAYEGNIHMLKPNTSETPEKNIMKTMGLAIWTTLQTSSFFDTYSFLGRELRFFREIQAVVIAVLGAKQGYANIPVEIGSPHGSVKAYRGSELVHQVVNDELTGYVSGRADSLILTLQEEMKRNNRVLLIP